The region attctaataattaataaaattttaatccaccatatatattaattagtaGAGGGTCGACTGCATTCACATTGAGCTTTTATAGGCAAAAGCATCACTTTATCTCTCAAAGTCGGACCGAAAAATTTTAAAcgctttaaaaatatattccaaCTAGAGATTAAAAAAcgttaaaacaataataaaaaaattcaccgGAGAAGACGAACGGGAGGAACTCGTTCATCTAGTCCGGGCTGTTCTTCTACGGGGAAGAACAACGGATCTattcttccccatggaagaacaACATCAATCTGTTGCTGTTCTTCCATGGGCCCATGGAAGAACAGCAACAGTCGGACTGTTCTTCCCCATTAAAAAACAGATATGTTCTTCCTATATTCTGGGAAGAACAGATCCGCTGTTCTACCCATGGAAGAACAGTCCGGAGAAGACGAACGGGTTCGTCCCATTTGTCTTCTctggtgaatttttttattattgttttaatttttaattttttaatttaattaggtttaaatttaagtaagtttaaatttaattaattttaaattggttTAATTAAACTTCGATTTATTTAATtggatttgaaacgtttaaTTAGAGTTTGAAGTATTTAActgtgttttaattattttaataaatattttaactttaaatattttttaattattgatatttaaatgaggaagagggtgaaaatggctaaaaaaatttataaatataaaattggtaagtattttaaatattaagaatgtttttaaactttgtCCATACATACTTGACAGAAAAACTGACGGGAGTTAAATTTTTGGTGTGAAGTGAACCATTTTGGACAACGTCAGGGGTTAAAGTGAGCACACTTCAACCTTAaggtctttttaattttttcggttCGGCCTCAGAActaaagtgagccttttgcttttaatataattagtttTTTGTTATGTGTTATCCACGTGATTCGTAATAttatcatttcaatttttttaattataatttatattaaattaattaaattttaataaaaataaatataatattttaatttattaatttattaattttttaaaataagtgacattaataatatttatttataaattattataattttacttaatGGAACTCCATAAAATCTCATATCGTTAGGAAGAAGGTCATAAACACGCTGACTTATAAATACAAGGCCCAAAGGCCACTCCGGGTACGTATAAATCCAATGCTTGTCCATATACTTTGGTGTACACTTTTACCGACTTTAGCATAAGAGTGGACTCGAGGGCCGAGCCCAAGATCCACATCCCTACGCTGGGACCTACGACATACAGGCACTGCCGATTCTCAAACATTATCTAACCTATTATTTAGCGCCGTCTGTGAGAACGACTCTCATATAAATTTTATCGATGGAAGCAAGAATGAATGATGAAACAGAGAAAATACCCACACCACCAGCGGAATAGCCAGAAACTGTTACTAAGGTTACGAAACCTACAAAAGCAAGCAAGCGGCAATGAGAAGGATAAGTAGTGGTACCTACACGGAGATACAAACGAGGTAAACAAAGTACGAGATTGAGCTGCTTGAGTCAAAGTGCACTTtagccatatatatatatatatatatatatatatatatatatatatatatatattagttcaTCATCAGAACTTAAAATCTTAACCTTTTAACGTTAAACCATCGGTGTATCATAACGTTTTCGTTTCTCGACCAAATGCGACGGTTTTTGTTGCTAAACGATCCTAGAACGAAGGGCTATCAAGGTAAGCTAGATGTTTTAAGATTCGTTTGGGTTATTTTGATGAGTTTTTAGATTAAACAttaggttacggcgaaaccgtaTCACGATTAtgtatttgattcatttttagcgtttttattACGTTTTTGTATGGATTTAGATGTCATTTTGGTGCCGGATACGTTCGGAAGTATGTTAAGCACGTCAGGATAGGTCCGTGAGGAGTTTTAGGAGCAGCAAGGGATGTTGCCCCGTCCTCACATCGCGCCAAACTCGGACTCCCTTGGTCGTTTTCGACCCCTCTTGATGATCAGAACTTGATTAGACGTTTCCTAAATCGATATGAACCTACGAACTTTGGAAATATGCAATTTGGACTTAGAACATAAACAATgagattagggttttgatatacGGGATGAGACGTTTAGGGTTTAGGTTTAAGTCGCAAACTTAAAGTCGTATAGCGTTAGTATCGAAGAAGGATAAATAACGAAGAAATGAAGTGAGATTAAACGCGATTAGAAATCGACGAgtaatgtttatatttatatctcAAGGCTAGAATGTCTATAGAGTTAGATTCTTACACGAGTTATGTTTGTTTGTCTCCTAGATTTGGCGAGGCAACCAGCTACCGGACAAGGAGCTTGACGGGTGTCGTGCGACCAAAGTTTTTGGAAtaacaagcagtgagtttataaatatttacttttgatGTATTTAAAATGCATTGCTTTCTAAATACAAATGTGTTACATGACTCGCATAGCATGATTTATTATCAAAATGCTTTGTATGGAGTGCAACATAATtatcttgaaaccagtatagatccgatgaaacatgcttttctattgggcggcaataggactatgtgatcactagtatAATCGAgtgatatacatatatatatatatatatatattgtggtGTGTGTGAATTTGATATGAGGTCACCTTGGTTGAATTATCCCGCggcctgtatctagtgagtcgccatggttgaactatcccgagaCTTCGTTGTATAGTTGGATTAAAGATGGTATGAAGCAtaatggttgaactatcctgaTGCCCGACAAGATAGTATGGTTGACACGATGGAATTATCCCGTAACCTACCATCAAgattaaacatattaattttGATTGTGAGGAAGATTTCAAGGAATCGAGAAATAGGGTTCAATCGGaagttatatttggatgcatatgaatgaatgatttatagcattgttttgttttattgaaTGCTCATTAGTAaactatgaactcactcagtttcgactgaccctgttgttttaaacattttcaggtaaataattttttttatgtgacAAACTTCTATCCTTGCTTCAGAAGTCTGTTTAGAAGTATGTACAAGGGAAGTGTGTATcggtagtgctgcagtagactAGTCCGAGATATATACATGTGGTATTTGTCAAACAGTTTTATGTATCTTTATACTCTAACGTTTTGTAAACTTGAATAGTTTTACTGCGCTTTAAACCGTTTTCTTTTGATGTGCGAAACAAGACAATGCTTGATGTGGCATCGcattgtaagaccctagtttctatGGATGGTTTTCAGAAATAGATGTTTGACatcttatcgttttaaaagcTTTTCTGAAAACGCTTGCATGATTGCTATTTGATTTGTATCACAAAAcgtttatagtggttttaggcttgctatgggttttggagctaccactcccattccctagcgccggtctcggcttgagatttcgggtcgtgactgTTATGATATGTCAATCTATCCCCACGATTTATGAGGCTTTTGAGACAAATGTTCCAAAATTCCTTTTCAGCGTTGCCACAATTTCCCCTTTATATTTGAGGTCTATGTCCATTCACAGGTTCACCTTTTTCTCCTCATTTAGCTCTAGTTTTTTTATCGTGCCGTTGGGGGCgctttctttttcttctatATCATGGTTCAGGATTTCTTCGATTGTCATTGTTTCAAATGAATCTTGTATCGACTTGTCGTAGCACTTTTTTACGGAAGCCTGACTTCCTTGAATTGTGATGATTCCCGTTTTCGTGGGTATCTTCATTGTGAGGGCTTTTATGCTTGTTATTGCGTCCGAGACGTGGAGGAACGGTATCCATAATCGCATTCTATGGTAGATCAATGTTTATGCTGCTGAATCGCGTCGGTAATTCTTCATCTTTCCTCTCTCTCCCCAATTTCACATCTAGTATGATTGTTCCCATAAGTCTGTTAGGAGATCCGCCAAATCTCGTTATTAGGATGGCGTTTTTTTGGTTCTGCGATGACTCTTCCGAGACTTTCTTAAGCTTTCCTCGTGATTAAGTTAATGACACTTCCTTCATCAATTAATATCCTTCCATGTTCCAATGTTCGATTACCATAGCTACAACCAGAGAAACGTCATTATGAGCCTGATTGATTCTCCCAAAATCATCGCCGTCAAAGGTCACTGGCGGCAATATTCTAGGTTCTTgcatcttttgttttttctcCGGTGGGTAATGATGCGTgctaattttcttatttttgagGTTTGATCTGTCAGAAGTCATTCCTTCAATGAGAAATTTGTTTTGGAGTTCAGAAAAAAGCAGCTTCTAGTTTGAAGATTTTGAGCTTTTTCCCATAGatggcgccaattgatggagtctacCTTCTGATCCCGTTTGTAACCTgtaaaacagggtagaagctaaccggacggttgTTGTCCGATTGACTTtctgatgcttaagtcagtttaggcttgagcaacgttttgagtatatgaatgtaattgtgtttttagacatacctcaaactctttatatagtagttgagaGAATACCTAGTAGACTTCGAaaaggaaagtgattcctatttagtagagATTGAGCTTGAATAGGAAAAAGATTCTTTATCCAAGAGAAAATTTTATTCAAGAATATCTTCCTGAATAAGCTTATCTTCCTAACTGGAGTTTGTATCTGAATAGGAAAGATATTCCGTAGTTTGGTCTTTAGGCGACTCCTCAGGCGACGCGCTTTCTCCGATTTTTTGGGATTCCGGCTTATCCTGAGGATTCAGCTGATTCTTCGTTTGATCTTCAGACATGGCGAATCTCCTAGATTCAGCCATCAATATTATcggatttttgtattttaagcGAGAATTGATATTCTCCCGGATGGTATATCTTGTCCGACTCGGTTCTATTATAGTTATGACGGGATTCGATTTCCATCATGTGGTTTGACTTAAAAGAttgagtttgattttggttgaaTTATTATGTGGTTTGTCATGTGGTTAGTTGGATTAGAAGTGTTACATACCATCATTTCGCTAAGTTAGCAGTAACGTGGCAGATACATTGATAAAATATCGTTTTGACTCacaaaattgctataaaagatACTGAATATGCTAAAACGACCTAACCAGCAgaagtttattattttattgtgaTCAAGTTTTTGATAAAAGGACGTACCTTTGAATTTGTTGAGTCATTATACCAAATAATTTTTGATGCTCTACCAAACATTTATActtaatcttaatttttttttcttaaatataaagtaaggaaaaaatttaatatacatCTTTTTTTTCCATTCGGTTTTCATGGCTTCACCCTGATTAATTCGGATCTGAACCGcatcgcgcacctggcatggtgggtgagtttGCCAtcgggaattttctgcatttatAAATCTCGAATCTGAGACCTTGTTTAAGCAATAGCAAACCGTTTATCACTTGAACTAACTATATCTTATTAGCAACTAGATTCAAACAATCAACAGTTGAATCAAAAATTATATACTTTAATAGCACAAATTAGCATAATAAACATataatctttattttctttaatattcaaaaaaaaaatctttaagaTAGAATAAAAAAGTATCCTTAGTACAAATCTATACCTTATGACCAACTTCAAACAATTAGGTATACCATATTACCTTAGATTATTATCAGAATATATTAAACACCCTAAAAACTTATCtgttattataaaaagaatattaaaCTTTATATCATTACAAAAAGGTCGCtgatttatactttttattacaacGGGAGGTTACTACGGCGGATTCGGTCAAATTTTgatacaaaaaggtcactaaacttatcgtgaattacaaaaaggtcactgagttATGTTTCTATTTGTAATTCCGGCTTGCCACATAAGTAAAAACGGTGCGTTTTAATGTTAAAATGGTGCGTTTTATACGAGTGACATCTCGTTGTAACAAAATGTATAGTTAAGTGactttttttataacaaaatgaagtttactatcttttttgtaataataagtAAGTTCACCGATTCAGAGTGTTTAATATCCACTATTATTGTGTGTGAAACTACAACCAAATAAACTAAATCTACGACGAAATAACACATTGCCGTAATGAGTTTTTGGAGTGACAACCATGCAAGTGTTTAGGGACAATCTAAAGTCCCCACATTGAGGACCAAAAGCTGCAAAGCCAGCAAAACTATACCTAAAATGAAGCAAACAAGCTAAGGGTAGATCACCTTGCTACACTTGGGCTTTACTCCTTTTTCAAATCtcaattatactttttttaacaTAATCTAGAGAGAATAAATCTGACTTTTATGTGGGACAGAAATCATGAGAGTTGTTATAGGAATCAAATGAGGAAGAGTGGAGCGAGGATTTGGGCTATAAATGAGATACAAATTTTGAACTTCATAATTAAGAAACATAAACAGAAATATAATcatttcaattatttaaaataaatttatttattttcaaaaatcaaGTATAGTATATGTAATTAGAAATATAATCTTTTTAATGCTTTAGCAATAGAAAAATCCTGCAAGCTTGCTCCCTGCAGCTCCCATAGTAAGATCCGTTGCGGAaacacaaattttatttaagtgaGTGTATTTTTCAATGAAATGATATATCGTTCGGCTATTTTATTAGACCGAAAAAtatattgattgattttttttattttttaaactaaacGATATATTTTTAAACTGAACGACacgttttatttttcttcttagtTTTTTCAAACCAAACGACACGCTGTTCGgtattttattaaatcaaacgGTATTATTGTGTTCTCAGACAAAGTAACAAGTTTGTTGAAGATAACTCGGAAGTCTTATGAGATACTCTCTCTTTCTACATACATGTGCACACTTTCTCTTCAATCTCTTACCTACAAGATTGCCTATGCTCATGGGTTTTGTTTTTCTCCTCCTCTCATATACCGATCTTAACCCCCAAGATTTTTGGTTtgcttttcaaaaattattgtTCCGTTagattttgatttcaaataacATTTCTTGAAAGTTCAAGCAATATTTTTGGTTTGTTTACAAATTATTTCTCCCTCTCTccaaatctttttttcttggattccttcaaatctttcaaaaatgccaaaaaaacAAGGAGATAAAGATTTTGAGTATCTCTCTCTAAATGTTCAagattcctaacattttaacCAAGAAAATGTATACATATAGTAAGCATGAAGGTCACAATttgatgattatttttaaatttgtgtagGTGTTTTAAAATCTTGAAAATCACATGAATTAGTAGATGGGAGATAAAAAATAATGGTTGAAGAAGATGAGGGCATTATTATTAGGTCATCAAAGAAGCAAAAGCAAAAGAAAGTGCCACAAAGAGGACTTGGTGTGGCACAATTAGAGAAGATCAGATTGGAAgagcaacaacaaaaaaaagatGTAATTAATTTGGGTCCAAAATATCACTCTTCTAATTCTGATATGTCATCAATATCATCACCAAATTCAATACTTAAGCCTCAAAGTGTTCATATTTTTGACTCAACCACTAGTGTTCCACTGGCTAATTTGGATTGGCAATCAGTTTCTGGTCATGATCATATAATGCCTAAGTTATGGAATCTTGAAAAAGAGGTTAATTATGGGGTGGATCCTGGGTTGGCTTTTAGATCGAGTTTCAATTTGCCTTATGAGTCCAATTCTACGTGGCCTCTACATAATTTGATGCAAAGATCAGAGTATCAACCTCCTACCCAAATGGTATgtctatatgttttttttttaccagGTGCGTGATGCAGGTCGGATCCGTATTTGTCAGAGCGAAGCCCTGAAAACTGGATGGGcaaccaaaatatatatataatctatatatatatatatagatttatttttatttttaatttaattttgttggaTATGATGATTTATAAAAATGGTTGTAGATAAATGTGTCATCAGCAAGTTCATCAACATCTTCTCTAAATTTGCATATGGAGCTCCCTTCAAACCAAAATTATTGTAGCAATCATACTCCTCTTTGGCCAGAGGAAGACAAGGTAAATTAAACTTGCTTGTAATGTCAGTTTTGCTTTTGCCCTAGAATCAATTTACTATTTCATTAGTTTTAACATGAAAAAAACactgtttaaattattttggcttaattactcaAAAGTACCGTCTCTTTTCGTCTCACCTTcttaaaaatgcaaaatttcggcaaattttaataattatatttcaattgtcaacaagtatttttttaaagaccaaatctttttttattattctcatTTATAGCAAAATCATTCAATTTCGTCAATAGTAGCATACTTTTGGTAAATATGTTGGAttaaaaaatgttatattttatcggaaatgaaaataattttttgtcaaaggaaatatatatatatatatcttaatttattaaagtgGAAATGTACTTATCGAAATTAGGCCAGAATTGACATTTTTAAAAGCTTAAGCTTCAACTAAAATAACTGGATATTTTTTGGTTATTATAcctatttgtttttataacaaattcaaaattaattaaatattttcaaaagtaATAGATAACATGaattaacatattaaaaaatatgataaaattgacaaatagaTCTGAAAAATATTGTGTATGTTTAGTTCAATAATTTTGTgactatttttataataatttaatacataaatgaaaaaattcatatatatttttaaaattatgtatctgaatatttatgtttatataaactattttatttaaaaataataattatatcttACTTTTGTTCATGAGGTCTtttgtcttttatttatatattgttggaatataatttacttaaaaagtaaaattatagtACTAAACTATCTTAATTCTATAATATTGAAGATACATTTGTGCATTTCATCATTGTGGGtgctattaattaattttacattttttcaaTCACAAgatgaattaaatattttacacatacttattttttattgttgaattttgttaaattgtagTACAGATGGTTGGCACGAAAAGGCCATATCCGTTTTATGTAGAAAATCCTGCATTTCATTGCAAATTCCCTACTGTTGTAAACCCTATTGGCAGATCAGATGAGTCAACTTCATTTGGCCATGCAACCACTTTCAATCTCATTCCTTATTTCAGGTTTacctttatcattttatatttttacgaTATAATTTTAAGTAGACTCAGTTTACCACGTCATCCATAGACTACGTCTATCACATAacgacacatcattaaaataatggctatcttgtaatattactattcaaatgtataaataagtaataaatgaatttacaagattaccattattttaatgacgtgttattaTGTTATATATAAACTTAGTCCATAGATGATGTGTTGGACTGAATCTACCTAATAattcttctcttctttcttcacaatatatgttttttttttttttcaaaatcacaATATATGTTTATCGTGCAAGTTTGTGCATTAGCATTTATCAATTAATAAATACACTTCAATTTATTAAAGGAAAGTATATGttacttaaattattttacgagtTTTTCTCCAATCTTGAAATAATATATCATGTAAATAATTTGTATCAATCCGatcatttatctttttctttattgtttGCATATAATcaatacatatataataaattaattcacCAAACCGACTAATTCTTCAATTTTATGAATACCAACAAATTCGTATTCATGATATTCTATCAATTATGTCatagttttaaatatattagttCATTTTGtcttaaaaaaatactaacacATTTGAAATGATAACAAATTAGTTAAATCTGTGGGAAAAGAAAACTCataaatctatattttaattgCTCATTATTTATGActgtatttttcttttcttctcagAGAATGCAACTCATACTCTGATTCAGTGGTAGAGCCCAATTCCAAGAAAAACAGCATAAAAGAAAATTGGGATTCCAATGGAGATTTTCTAACACTAGCCCCACCACTTACAACTACCTTGTCTTCCCCAAATTCTAAGTTGAAGAGACCTTCTGCTTACCaaaatgaaacatttgattttaattCACTACCTTATCAAGTGAGATTAAACCACACTATTTcattgatttaaatattttaattataagcTAAATCTATTTTAAGGTTTCTAAATTATACATTTTTGGTCATTAGATTCCTTAACTTCTATTTGACTTATTCGGgtttttaaactttcattttttggttcatcaggtacttcaatttttatttgtctttctCAAATctctaattgtttattttttagttcattGGATCCTTAAATGGATCTTCGTTTAAGGATCTaatgaatcaaaaaataaaaatttaaggactTGAGAAAGTCAAATAGAAATTGAGAAACCTgatgaatcaaaaaataaaaatttaaaagtttgagaaagtcaaataaaagttgaagaacttgataaataaaaaaaaatgaagtttaaaaattttaaaatcgatttagctttaattatataacatcataaaaacatattagttacatgtttttatttaatttttgaaagggAAATGTCAAAGATTTGATGGTTGAGGCACAAGCAAATGTACCAGATCAACTGCAGCCTTACTTCAGCTTTCTGCCACCAGCAATTATTCAAATTGGCCACCAGCTTTCTGCCACCAGCCTTAAAATTGGTGAAGTAGGAGAAAATGTTGATCTCAGTTTGAAGTTGTAAAATCACTTTTatagtaacttttttttttctgtatttatttttgtaataattttttcatttttttttctattaattctCTATGCTCTATCTTTTGTGACTGCAAATAAAGAGAGCATAGAGATTACTTGTCCTTTTCTAGTGATATTTTTTGGGtacaatattatatttaaatagaaGTCTTTATAATAACTAttgtatggaaaaaaaattattgtttagaTTTTGAGAAATTTCGTATTTTAGCTTCTAATTATCCGCTATAAAAAAGAAGTGTATTTTAGCTTCTAATTATCCGCTATAAAAAAtagatgaaatattttttatatctaCAATTTTGACTatgtcattaatttttttttttttttgacaaaacaaaaaaaaataaagtaatttaaatATCTTGATTTGTTAAATTTACAATTTGAACCAATATATCAAattcacaatttaaatttatttttcaagcaCATAATAATCATCTTAAATCCAAATAACTCATTGCAACTATTCTAAAA is a window of Mercurialis annua linkage group LG2, ddMerAnnu1.2, whole genome shotgun sequence DNA encoding:
- the LOC126667264 gene encoding uncharacterized protein LOC126667264, with protein sequence MVEEDEGIIIRSSKKQKQKKVPQRGLGVAQLEKIRLEEQQQKKDVINLGPKYHSSNSDMSSISSPNSILKPQSVHIFDSTTSVPLANLDWQSVSGHDHIMPKLWNLEKEVNYGVDPGLAFRSSFNLPYESNSTWPLHNLMQRSEYQPPTQMINVSSASSSTSSLNLHMELPSNQNYCSNHTPLWPEEDKMVGTKRPYPFYVENPAFHCKFPTVVNPIGRSDESTSFGHATTFNLIPYFRECNSYSDSVVEPNSKKNSIKENWDSNGDFLTLAPPLTTTLSSPNSKLKRPSAYQNETFDFNSLPYQGNVKDLMVEAQANVPDQLQPYFSFLPPAIIQIGHQLSATSLKIGEVGENVDLSLKL